From a single Calothrix sp. NIES-2098 genomic region:
- a CDS encoding resolvase domain-containing protein, which translates to MTFREFSPTQPVILGFDPGRDKCGLAVIGLDRQIHYHQVVAASEAIATIETLRQQLPVSLMVMGDQTTAKQWKQRLGQELTEPLNIVLVDERYTTLEARDRYWQMYPPKGLTKLLPQGMRQPPRPIDDIVAILLIERYLNRLAESVNS; encoded by the coding sequence ATGACTTTCCGTGAATTCTCACCGACACAACCAGTCATTTTAGGCTTTGATCCCGGTCGAGACAAGTGTGGTTTAGCAGTAATTGGACTAGATCGACAAATACATTATCATCAGGTTGTAGCGGCAAGTGAAGCGATCGCCACAATCGAAACCCTGCGTCAGCAGTTACCTGTATCCTTAATGGTAATGGGCGACCAAACAACAGCCAAGCAGTGGAAACAAAGACTGGGCCAAGAATTAACAGAACCACTAAATATTGTTTTAGTAGATGAGCGCTACACAACTTTAGAAGCACGCGATCGCTATTGGCAAATGTACCCTCCCAAAGGATTAACAAAGCTATTACCGCAGGGTATGCGACAACCTCCACGACCAATAGATGATATTGTTGCCATTCTTTTAATCGAAAGGTACTTAAATCGTTTAGCTGAATCAGTTAACAGTTAA
- a CDS encoding transcriptional regulator NtcA has protein sequence MIVTQDKALANVFRQMATGAFPPVVETFERNKTIFFPGDPAERVYFLLKGAVKLSRVYEAGEEITVALLRENSVFGVLSLLTGNKSDRFYHAVAFTPVELLSAPIEQVEQALKENPELSMLMLRGLSSRILQTEMMIETLAHRDMGSRLVSFLLILCRDFGVPCADGITIDLKLSHQAIAEAIGSTRVTVTRLLGDLREKKMISIHKKKITVHKPVTLSRQFT, from the coding sequence ATGATCGTGACACAAGATAAAGCCCTAGCAAATGTTTTTCGTCAGATGGCAACCGGAGCGTTTCCTCCGGTTGTAGAAACGTTTGAACGCAATAAAACGATCTTTTTTCCTGGCGATCCTGCTGAACGAGTTTATTTTCTTTTAAAAGGTGCTGTTAAGCTTTCCAGGGTTTATGAAGCAGGAGAAGAAATAACGGTAGCACTACTGCGGGAAAATAGTGTTTTTGGTGTGTTGTCATTGTTGACAGGAAATAAGTCAGATAGGTTTTACCATGCCGTTGCATTTACCCCTGTAGAATTACTGTCAGCTCCAATTGAACAGGTGGAGCAAGCACTCAAGGAAAATCCAGAATTATCAATGTTAATGCTGCGAGGTTTGTCTTCGCGAATATTACAAACAGAGATGATGATTGAAACTCTTGCACACCGAGATATGGGTTCAAGGTTAGTAAGTTTTTTATTAATTCTCTGTCGCGATTTTGGCGTTCCTTGTGCTGATGGAATCACAATCGATCTCAAGCTATCTCATCAGGCGATCGCGGAAGCAATTGGATCTACTCGCGTTACCGTCACTAGGTTACTTGGAGATTTACGCGAGAAAAAAATGATTTCTATCCACAAAAAAAAGATTACTGTGCATAAACCCGTCACCTTAAGTAGGCAATTTACTTAA
- a CDS encoding triose-phosphate isomerase, translating into MFKTQAESLDFLRGFLPHLEETPQEREVILCPPFTNLSILSKSLHGSRVQLGAQNVHWEENGAYTGEISGPMLKETGVRFVIVGHSERRQYFGETDATVNLRLKAAQKYGLTPILCVGETKQQRDGGETEALISRQLDKGLVGVDQDNLVIAYEPIWAIGTGDTCEVTEANRVIGLIRSQLSNPNVSIQYGGSVKPNNIDEIMAQPEIDGVLVGGASLEPDSFARIVNYK; encoded by the coding sequence ATGTTCAAAACTCAGGCAGAATCCCTAGATTTTTTACGGGGATTTTTGCCTCACTTGGAGGAAACCCCCCAAGAGCGAGAAGTTATATTGTGCCCTCCTTTTACTAACTTAAGCATTTTATCTAAGAGTTTGCACGGTAGTCGTGTACAGCTAGGGGCACAAAATGTCCACTGGGAAGAAAATGGAGCCTACACTGGTGAAATTTCTGGCCCGATGCTCAAAGAAACTGGTGTGCGCTTTGTTATTGTCGGTCATAGCGAACGACGGCAATACTTTGGTGAAACAGACGCAACTGTTAATCTCCGCCTCAAAGCTGCGCAAAAGTACGGTCTTACCCCAATTTTATGTGTAGGTGAAACAAAACAACAAAGAGATGGTGGGGAGACTGAAGCACTGATTAGCCGCCAGCTAGACAAAGGACTGGTGGGTGTCGATCAAGATAACCTGGTGATTGCCTATGAACCGATTTGGGCAATTGGCACAGGTGATACTTGTGAAGTAACAGAGGCGAATCGGGTAATTGGCTTAATTCGCAGCCAGTTAAGTAATCCCAATGTTTCGATTCAATATGGTGGCTCAGTTAAGCCCAATAATATTGATGAGATTATGGCTCAACCAGAAATTGATGGTGTTCTAGTAGGAGGAGCCAGCCTAGAACCTGACAGTTTCGCCAGGATTGTGAACTATAAGTAG
- a CDS encoding small GTP-binding protein, with product MTSTLPEPHHSNSPNTDADSLNWEEELDSAIFSFEDIQTELNYKKAQTALRNLVANLDLSPQEKRGLETEINDLETMLGKLDRMVVQIAAFGMVGRGKSSLLNALVGQPVFETGPLHGVTRDAQRVNWSINEEAIGEKDRALRVTLPAVGQSQVELIDTPGLDEIDGDTRAALAEQVAKQADLILFVIAGDMTKIEQIALSQLREAGKPIILVFNKVDQYPEADRMAIYHKIRDERVKELVSPLEIVMAAASPLVKTAVLRPDGSRGIQLRTGNAQIDELKLKILEILHREGKALVALNTMLYADTVNEQLVQRKLTIREQNANQLIWKAVMTKALAIALNPVTVVDILSSIAIDIFLILRLSKLYGIPMTEAGAVQLLQKIALSMGGIGVSELLANLGLSGLKTLLGISATATAGAAIGPYISVAVTQAGVAGVSSYGIGQVTKAYLANGATWGPDGPKAVISRILSTLDEASILNRIKEELLLKVKLRN from the coding sequence ATGACTTCTACATTGCCCGAACCTCATCACAGCAATTCACCCAATACTGATGCCGATTCCCTGAACTGGGAGGAAGAACTTGATAGTGCCATTTTCAGCTTTGAAGACATCCAGACAGAACTCAACTATAAAAAGGCACAAACGGCGTTACGAAATTTGGTAGCCAATCTCGACCTTTCCCCCCAAGAAAAGCGCGGTTTAGAGACAGAAATTAACGATCTGGAAACCATGCTAGGGAAGTTAGATCGCATGGTGGTACAGATTGCTGCTTTTGGGATGGTGGGACGCGGTAAATCCTCCCTACTTAATGCTTTAGTTGGGCAACCAGTGTTTGAAACTGGCCCTTTGCATGGCGTAACGCGAGATGCTCAAAGAGTTAATTGGAGTATTAACGAGGAAGCCATTGGCGAAAAAGATCGCGCTTTGCGAGTTACTCTACCAGCAGTCGGTCAATCTCAGGTGGAATTAATTGATACGCCGGGATTAGATGAAATTGATGGCGATACCCGTGCTGCTTTAGCCGAACAAGTAGCAAAACAAGCAGATTTAATTCTGTTTGTAATTGCTGGCGATATGACGAAGATCGAACAAATTGCGCTTTCGCAGTTGCGGGAAGCTGGCAAACCGATAATTCTGGTGTTTAACAAAGTAGACCAGTACCCAGAAGCTGACAGGATGGCAATTTATCACAAAATTCGGGATGAGAGAGTCAAAGAACTAGTTTCACCCTTAGAAATTGTCATGGCGGCTGCATCACCATTGGTAAAAACGGCGGTTCTTCGCCCTGATGGTAGTAGGGGTATACAGTTGCGTACGGGTAATGCCCAAATTGACGAACTGAAGCTGAAAATTTTGGAAATTCTGCACCGTGAAGGTAAAGCTTTGGTGGCTCTGAATACAATGCTTTACGCAGATACAGTGAATGAGCAATTAGTGCAGCGAAAACTCACGATTCGCGAACAGAATGCGAATCAACTAATTTGGAAAGCTGTGATGACCAAAGCATTAGCGATCGCACTCAATCCTGTCACTGTAGTAGATATACTCAGCAGCATCGCCATTGATATTTTTCTCATTTTACGTTTATCTAAACTCTACGGCATTCCCATGACCGAAGCTGGCGCTGTGCAATTGTTGCAAAAAATTGCTCTGAGTATGGGTGGTATCGGTGTCAGCGAACTTCTGGCAAATTTGGGCTTGAGTGGATTAAAAACTTTACTGGGTATCTCTGCAACTGCTACTGCTGGTGCTGCTATTGGCCCTTATATCTCAGTAGCAGTAACCCAAGCTGGCGTCGCTGGTGTTTCTTCCTATGGTATTGGACAAGTGACGAAAGCTTATTTAGCCAATGGTGCAACTTGGGGGCCTGATGGGCCAAAAGCAGTAATTAGCCGGATTTTGTCAACTCTAGATGAAGCTTCTATTCTCAACCGCATTAAAGAAGAATTGCTACTCAAAGTAAAACTAAGAAATTAA
- a CDS encoding imidazoleglycerol-phosphate dehydratase, translating into MQISDRQVNFPQYDQSHPSPRIASVHRTTGETDVRVTVNLDGTGICQAATGIPFLDHMLHQIASHGLIDLEVQAKGDWEIDDHHTNEDVGITLGQALSKALGDRKGIVRFGNFLAPLDEALVQVALDFSGRPHLSYGLQIPTERVGTYDTQLVREFFVALVNHSQLTLHIRQLDGINSHHIIEATFKAFARAMRIAVEIDPRRAGMIPSSKGVL; encoded by the coding sequence ATGCAAATCAGCGACCGTCAAGTTAACTTCCCCCAATACGACCAATCTCACCCCAGTCCTCGGATTGCTTCGGTTCATCGCACTACTGGTGAAACCGATGTCCGAGTTACTGTCAACCTCGATGGTACAGGGATTTGTCAGGCAGCAACTGGCATTCCATTTTTGGATCATATGCTGCATCAAATAGCCTCCCACGGTTTGATTGACTTGGAGGTGCAAGCCAAGGGAGACTGGGAAATTGACGACCACCACACTAACGAAGATGTGGGCATCACCCTAGGACAAGCTTTAAGTAAAGCACTAGGCGATCGCAAAGGTATTGTCCGTTTTGGTAATTTTCTGGCACCACTTGATGAAGCATTAGTTCAGGTAGCACTAGACTTTTCTGGCAGACCTCACCTCAGCTATGGTTTACAAATTCCTACCGAGCGCGTGGGAACTTATGATACTCAACTAGTACGGGAATTTTTTGTGGCACTGGTGAACCACAGTCAATTAACACTACACATTCGCCAGCTAGATGGCATTAATTCCCATCACATTATTGAGGCAACATTTAAGGCTTTTGCTAGAGCAATGCGCATAGCGGTAGAAATAGATCCCCGTCGTGCTGGTATGATTCCCAGTTCTAAAGGGGTTTTATAA
- a CDS encoding SPFH domain, Band 7 family protein, which produces MEPIIAIVLALIGYALGSAKLINQGNVALVERLGKYHRKLSPGLNFIVPLVDQIVMEDTTREQYIDIKPQNVITRDNIYLEVDAILYWRIKDIEKSFYAIDDLQGALVQLAHTTLREIIAQNTVEETNVSRSEMDRAILDQLNETTAGWGVEIIRLDIQRITPPESVRKSMEEERAAEIKKRALISEAEGERQAAIKKAEGTMTSMQIIAEALRTNPESKEILRYLVAQDYINASYRLGESQNAKVVFVDPGKSGDLMKEVIAESVTHENGKENGNGAA; this is translated from the coding sequence ATGGAGCCAATCATTGCTATAGTCTTAGCGCTTATAGGTTATGCCTTAGGATCTGCAAAACTGATAAATCAAGGCAATGTCGCCTTGGTAGAACGATTAGGAAAATACCATCGAAAACTTAGTCCTGGGCTAAACTTTATTGTTCCCCTTGTCGATCAGATCGTCATGGAAGACACGACGCGAGAACAGTATATAGACATTAAACCCCAAAATGTCATCACTAGAGATAATATCTACTTAGAAGTTGATGCTATCCTCTACTGGCGGATTAAAGATATAGAAAAAAGTTTTTACGCAATTGATGATCTTCAAGGCGCACTTGTACAGTTAGCTCATACGACACTTCGGGAAATCATCGCTCAAAATACAGTGGAAGAAACCAATGTCTCGCGATCGGAAATGGACAGAGCCATTTTAGATCAGTTGAATGAGACAACGGCAGGCTGGGGAGTTGAGATTATCCGTTTAGATATTCAGAGAATTACCCCACCTGAAAGCGTACGCAAGTCAATGGAAGAAGAACGCGCTGCTGAAATCAAAAAACGAGCGCTAATTTCAGAAGCTGAAGGCGAAAGGCAAGCTGCGATTAAGAAAGCTGAAGGAACCATGACTTCAATGCAAATAATTGCTGAAGCGTTACGTACAAATCCTGAAAGTAAAGAAATTCTCCGCTATCTTGTTGCTCAAGACTACATCAATGCTAGCTACAGGCTAGGAGAAAGCCAGAATGCCAAAGTTGTCTTTGTAGATCCAGGTAAAAGTGGTGACTTGATGAAAGAAGTAATTGCCGAATCAGTCACTCATGAGAATGGCAAGGAAAATGGCAATGGTGCTGCTTAA
- a CDS encoding polysaccharide export protein, with translation MLNTGLLKILTQSTLGVVLLTAVNVAAPSASLAQRQPVSPNRTPVLPTTTTPPAASSATIDTNYTLGGGDLIRVNVFEVPEYTGEYQIPPGGSINLPLIGSVSVLGLTTEQAADDIAQRYARFLKRPLISVNLLSPRPINIFVAGEVTRPGAYTLSLQGGAGNNPGVQYPTVLAALTTAQGVTLAADVTQVQLRRKLGRTGEQTVTLNLKELIQTGRIGPDITLRDGDTIVVPTATTFNVAEARNLFAANFASDPSRPRTVAIIGEVNRPGSYLVTTGTTDAQGGGASGTGLPTLTRAIQLAGGITPQADIRGLKVRRPTRIGTEQTIDINLWQLLQSGDANQDVIVQDGDTIVVPTATEINPAEATQLATTSLSPTSIQVGVVGEVKRPGSVELKPNSSLNQALLAAGGFNDARAKSGAVDLIRLNPNGSVTKRVVQVDFSQGINEKTNPILRNNDVVVVSRNGVARTGDTLGALFSPIGGVLSIIRTIFTGF, from the coding sequence ATGCTTAATACAGGTTTGCTGAAAATCCTCACCCAATCAACTCTGGGTGTGGTCTTGTTAACGGCTGTCAATGTCGCTGCGCCATCTGCCAGCCTAGCTCAGCGACAACCAGTATCACCTAATAGGACACCAGTATTACCTACTACGACTACACCACCAGCAGCATCATCAGCTACTATAGATACAAATTATACATTAGGTGGCGGCGACCTTATCCGTGTAAATGTATTTGAAGTACCAGAATATACTGGTGAATACCAAATTCCCCCTGGTGGATCGATCAACTTACCTCTAATCGGTAGTGTCTCGGTTCTAGGGCTAACTACCGAACAGGCTGCTGACGACATTGCTCAAAGATACGCCCGCTTTCTGAAACGCCCTCTGATTTCAGTTAACCTTTTATCACCTCGACCAATCAATATTTTTGTGGCAGGGGAAGTAACACGCCCAGGAGCTTATACTCTGAGCTTGCAGGGAGGAGCCGGAAATAATCCTGGCGTACAATACCCCACTGTATTAGCTGCACTCACTACAGCACAAGGCGTAACATTAGCAGCGGATGTAACTCAAGTTCAATTACGTCGCAAGCTGGGACGGACTGGCGAGCAAACCGTCACACTCAATTTGAAGGAACTCATCCAAACCGGCAGAATCGGGCCGGATATTACCTTACGGGATGGAGATACTATTGTTGTGCCCACAGCAACTACCTTCAACGTAGCCGAAGCACGCAATTTGTTTGCAGCTAACTTTGCTTCCGATCCCAGCAGACCGCGTACAGTCGCAATCATTGGTGAAGTTAACCGTCCTGGATCGTATCTAGTAACAACAGGTACTACAGATGCTCAAGGAGGTGGAGCCAGTGGAACTGGTCTACCAACACTAACACGAGCAATTCAACTAGCCGGGGGAATTACACCACAAGCGGATATTCGCGGTCTTAAGGTACGCAGACCCACAAGAATTGGTACAGAACAAACTATAGATATAAATCTCTGGCAACTATTGCAGAGTGGGGATGCGAATCAAGATGTGATTGTACAGGATGGCGACACAATTGTTGTTCCCACTGCTACTGAGATTAACCCCGCAGAAGCTACTCAATTAGCTACAACTAGCTTATCGCCTACAAGCATTCAAGTTGGTGTGGTAGGCGAAGTCAAACGACCCGGATCTGTAGAACTTAAGCCCAATAGTTCCTTAAACCAAGCATTGCTGGCTGCTGGTGGATTTAACGATGCTAGAGCGAAAAGCGGTGCTGTAGATTTGATTCGCCTCAACCCCAATGGTTCTGTGACTAAACGAGTAGTACAAGTAGATTTCTCTCAAGGCATTAATGAGAAAACCAATCCTATACTCCGCAATAATGATGTGGTGGTAGTTAGCCGGAATGGTGTAGCCCGCACTGGTGATACCCTCGGTGCATTGTTCAGTCCGATAGGTGGTGTCTTGAGTATTATCAGAACTATATTTACCGGATTTTAA
- a CDS encoding dihydropteroate synthase: MPTDLIIRERCFQWGQQTYLMGVLNVTPDSFSDGGQFNTTTAALAQAQALVAAGADIIDVGGQSTRPESEQITLAEELERVLPVIRELRAKITIPISVDTTRADVAKAAVAAGADMINDISGGTFDSEMLPTVASLGVPIVLMHIRGNPQTMQQQTNYQDLMAEIYSFLAKQIAAATDAGIDRQKIMIDPGIGFAKNYEQNLEIFRHLRSLTALNCPILVGPSRKSFIGRILNQPDPKARVWGTAAACSAAIFNGADILRVHDVKEMRDVSLVTDAIFRQSAQA, encoded by the coding sequence ATGCCAACTGATTTGATAATTCGAGAACGCTGTTTCCAATGGGGACAGCAGACTTATTTAATGGGTGTATTGAATGTAACACCTGATAGCTTTAGTGATGGCGGTCAGTTTAATACTACCACTGCGGCTTTAGCACAAGCACAAGCGCTGGTAGCAGCTGGTGCTGACATTATTGATGTAGGTGGTCAATCAACGCGGCCGGAGTCAGAGCAAATAACTCTGGCTGAAGAACTTGAACGAGTGTTACCAGTTATACGCGAACTCCGAGCCAAAATTACTATACCGATTTCTGTAGATACAACTAGAGCCGATGTAGCTAAAGCTGCTGTAGCGGCTGGGGCTGATATGATTAATGATATTTCTGGCGGCACGTTTGACTCAGAAATGTTACCAACAGTAGCCAGTTTAGGCGTGCCTATTGTGTTGATGCACATCCGGGGAAACCCGCAGACGATGCAACAACAAACTAATTATCAAGATTTAATGGCAGAAATTTATAGTTTTCTCGCAAAGCAAATTGCAGCTGCAACAGATGCGGGTATCGATCGGCAAAAAATTATGATCGATCCTGGTATTGGCTTTGCTAAGAACTACGAGCAAAATTTAGAAATTTTTCGCCACTTGCGATCGCTCACAGCGCTTAATTGCCCTATTTTAGTAGGGCCATCCCGTAAAAGTTTCATTGGTCGGATTTTAAATCAACCCGATCCAAAGGCACGAGTCTGGGGAACAGCGGCGGCTTGTTCTGCGGCCATTTTTAATGGCGCTGATATCCTCCGAGTTCATGATGTTAAAGAAATGCGCGATGTATCGCTGGTTACGGATGCGATATTTCGGCAGTCAGCACAAGCTTAA
- a CDS encoding short-chain dehydrogenase/reductase SDR yields the protein MLNLTGKNALVTGIANNRSIAWGIAQQLHKAGANLGITYLPDERGKMEKKVAELVEPLNPSLFLPCDVQNDEQIQSTFETIGNKWGKLDILVHCLAFANKDDLSGDFSQTSRSGFNTALQISTYSLVQLSGAAKPLMTEGGSILTLSYLGSVRAIPNYNIMGVAKAGLEASVRYLAAELGPQNIRVNAISAGPIRTLASSAVGGILDMIHHVEQVAPLRRTVTQLEVGNTAAFLCSDLSSGITGQVIYVDAGYEIMGM from the coding sequence ATGCTGAATCTGACTGGAAAAAACGCGCTTGTTACAGGTATTGCAAATAACCGTTCAATCGCCTGGGGAATTGCTCAACAACTACACAAAGCTGGAGCTAACTTAGGTATTACCTATTTGCCAGATGAGCGAGGCAAGATGGAGAAAAAAGTTGCGGAATTGGTAGAACCTCTCAACCCCAGCTTATTCTTGCCATGTGATGTCCAAAACGACGAACAGATTCAGTCTACCTTTGAAACAATCGGCAATAAGTGGGGCAAGCTAGACATTTTAGTTCACTGTCTGGCATTTGCAAATAAAGACGATTTAAGTGGAGATTTTAGTCAAACATCACGCTCTGGCTTCAACACAGCACTACAAATTAGTACTTACTCGCTGGTGCAGTTGAGTGGTGCAGCCAAACCTTTGATGACAGAAGGAGGAAGTATCCTCACTCTCTCGTATTTAGGTAGCGTTAGAGCAATTCCCAACTATAACATTATGGGAGTTGCTAAGGCAGGATTAGAAGCAAGCGTCCGTTACCTAGCGGCTGAACTCGGCCCGCAAAATATTCGCGTAAATGCCATTTCCGCAGGCCCCATTCGCACTTTAGCATCTAGTGCGGTGGGAGGCATATTAGATATGATTCATCATGTAGAGCAAGTTGCTCCTCTACGGCGTACAGTCACTCAACTAGAAGTAGGCAACACTGCTGCTTTCTTATGTAGCGATTTGTCCAGTGGAATTACAGGACAAGTTATATATGTGGATGCAGGATATGAAATTATGGGAATGTAG
- a CDS encoding ABC transporter-related protein — protein MKSVADAPDAQLNTPNTPPVVLTSELRKVYRTGFWMHQKVTSLKSCSLTVYQGETFGLLGPNGAGKTTLLKLLLGIIRPTTGRGLLMGKPLGDRSVKQYIGYLPENPYLYDYLTGWEFLQLAAGIFQIPYSVQRQRIPQLLELVGLSQADARKKQMRRYSKGMLQRVGMAQALINDPELVFLDEPMSGLDPVGRYQMREIILKLKAAGKTIFFNSHILSEVEQLCDRVAILARGELICTGSFEELLGSSSTYHIKGIGGDEEFLHKWMPAVVFKPDGSWQGTLQQDNYYDFLANLRVMGGQVMAMNLSRTSLEEFFIQQIQQKNNSVS, from the coding sequence ATGAAGTCTGTTGCAGACGCTCCTGATGCTCAACTAAATACTCCTAATACTCCGCCAGTAGTATTAACTTCTGAACTGCGAAAAGTTTACCGTACTGGCTTTTGGATGCATCAAAAAGTTACATCGCTCAAAAGTTGCTCTTTAACGGTTTACCAAGGAGAAACTTTTGGACTATTAGGGCCTAATGGTGCTGGTAAAACCACTCTGTTGAAATTATTGCTGGGAATTATCCGTCCTACCACTGGGCGGGGATTATTAATGGGTAAACCATTAGGCGATCGCAGTGTTAAACAGTATATTGGCTACCTGCCAGAAAATCCCTATTTGTATGACTATCTCACTGGCTGGGAATTCTTGCAGCTAGCAGCCGGAATATTTCAAATTCCCTACAGCGTACAACGCCAACGCATTCCCCAACTGCTGGAATTAGTCGGTTTATCTCAAGCTGATGCCCGTAAAAAGCAGATGCGTCGCTACTCGAAGGGGATGTTACAGCGGGTTGGTATGGCACAAGCCCTGATTAACGATCCGGAGTTGGTATTTTTGGACGAACCAATGTCTGGTCTCGATCCTGTGGGACGCTATCAAATGCGGGAAATTATCCTCAAACTCAAAGCCGCAGGTAAGACCATTTTTTTTAACAGCCATATTCTCAGCGAAGTAGAACAACTTTGCGATCGCGTTGCTATTCTCGCTAGAGGTGAATTAATATGCACTGGTTCTTTTGAAGAACTTTTAGGAAGCTCTAGTACATATCACATCAAAGGTATCGGCGGTGATGAAGAATTTCTCCACAAATGGATGCCTGCTGTAGTATTTAAGCCTGATGGTTCTTGGCAAGGGACACTACAACAAGATAATTACTATGACTTTCTTGCCAACCTCCGCGTTATGGGAGGACAAGTTATGGCAATGAATTTATCTCGTACCTCTTTAGAAGAGTTTTTTATCCAACAGATTCAACAAAAAAATAATTCTGTTAGCTAA